TACTCTTCCTTcgttccttttcttcttcactcatcACATTCCTGCGTGTGCAGTGCTCGTCAAGGAGCTTCTGAAGGAAGCTATCCATCTTCTtcatcaacttcaccatcttCTTTTCAACCCCTCCAAAATCAACCCACTGCAGTAAGGGGAAGAAGTCATTCAAATTTCCACTTCCTAGAAGCTCCACAAACTCCTTCATCAGAATCTGAAACTCCTTCCCTTCTTGGGCAATCGCATGCTTACCATAATAGCGTTTCCCAGATATCATCCTCAGCATAATATTGAAAGAAACCTCTAAAAGTCTTGCTCTGAGGTCTATCATTATTTGTTGACGTCCTTTGCATTCTTCAAACAGTTGCTTCACCATCAACTGCACCTCTTCTACTCGAACGCTAGTGAGCATGGCAAGGCGAGTGGTAGAAAATAGCTCCACGGTGGTTAAACGCCGTAGGTTTCGCCAATAGTGGCCATAGGAAGCAACCCCTATGGTGGTTTTGTTGTAATTGAGATGCTTGGCCGCAAGCGTTTGAGGACGGTTTGCAAAAGTGATATCGTTCTTTGTGAAGCACTCTTCTACtgctgaaggtgaggacacaaCGAGGACCTTGCGTGTGCCAAGGCAGAGAAATATGATGGGGCCATATTTGTCTGTGAGTTTGTGGAGACTTAGGTGAAGGGGTTCTTTTATCAGATGGAGATGACCTATGAGTGGCAAAGCATAAGGTGGGCTTGGTGGCAGGTTTTTACTCTTTAGTAGTATCGATTTCAAAACATACAGAAACAAGAGGAGAAACCCTACTGAAGCAGTTATCACAATCAGCCTGTAAtctgcttcttcttccattcGGATATTCTTCTGATTCAAGTCTGTGTATCTGTGCATGTTTATATATAGAGAAATACTATATAAGACATCATGCCTATAGGTATATTGGACCTATCACATCACCCATGACCCATAATAATCTCTTAATTTCTCCATCCATATCACTATATAAAATATCTTATGCCTAAATGTATACGTTTTAACCTTATTACTCGTCCCTCCCTCCACTCTTTGACTTTGTCATCAAAGTGTTTGTGCAAGTGAGCATATATAGGTCTCGTTGCTCACCATAAACTGTGCATGTTGCCGATGGAGACACAACTACTTTTTGTTCACCGCGTTTAGATCTTTCTGAACATTtgtttttctccctttttttaatcatattacttatcacatttattaatatttttttcccttcatgTCAATCTTATTTACACTTCAATCCACTCCAAAATAGCATGCGTGTAGGACTATCATAACTCATATATTGTCAATGGATAATTTCTAAGCTTGTGGCCTTAACATCTATCTCTTCCAAAAATATCAATGTCAACCTCACTAATCGATTCAGacgtaaaaaaagaaaatcaatttgaCAAACCAGATCGGACTGTAAAAATATTGTCTAAAAAATTATCAGatccaaacaatttttttagaagcaGAAGGaatttatttctcaaaaaaaataaacttcttttttaaaacaaacacaatttaAAACACACACTGAAAAATAAGAACTgcttatttcattaaaataataataaataaatctaaacaAACTGATCCAATATAATCTAAAGTTTTTGTTACTCTAGATCCAAAACAAATCAGTAATACTAATTTtacaaagttaattttaatgtttgggttttaattttttttttattgatttgattcttgaaattttaaacggttaaaaaatcatactttaaaatataaaacaaaaaattaaatttcaataataaaaaattttcacaaattataaattttctattCTCTGTTTGATTTACACCGCACAAAAGCACTAAAAAAGTATATTACAAACTCAATggactaaaaaaatttgatCCAATTTGACAAACTAAGttgaacttaaaaaaatattatctgaaAAACTATCAAGTCCATTTGGTACAATGGATGAGTTTGGTTAagctttttttaagaaaaaaacacttattttatataaaaaagaaactcttattataaaattgtaaatatttatataaacttactttaaaaaatcttaaaatgaaCTAAAAAGAACTTATTTGAATAAACTACTTGGAGTAGCTTATCCAAATAAGCTGGGAAGCAGTTGTCCAAAACATTGAAACCTCttcaatggttttttttttttgacaaaaatatccttctttttaacataCGATTCACATCTTCCCTCCGCAGCAGCCTGTTCCGTGGTGTTCCTCTCGTCGATACCATGTTTATGCTAAGTATACTAACACAATTATTAATCCACAGGATTAATTCGATGgtgtaaaattttattctattcaCTTTGGGAGAAGAATCTATGGAATAACTTATGTTTgcttttttatgtaaattttttttgaattagttaaaaatgatatgattaatctcttatataattgataaaataatactcGTTTTctataattcaagaaaaaaaaaactaacacaaACTATTGTAGTTGCAATTAATAACGAGTCGCGTCAGGCTGCATATGGAGTGCGATGGGAAAAGGTGCGTAACCGGGTAAGTGATTAATTGCATGAGTGGAAGACTAATGAAAGGTATAAATAGGGGGTTGTTCATTgagtgttttaaaaatatgtaaatagaGGGGGTCGACAGGTAGgagaatatatatatgaaaagaaaatattaaattatattgatgtaattttgataattaccctattatttttataactttatataTAGTTGTTAGGTTTTTGTACTAAGATGGACAAATTCTTTTGTCCATGTGCATATTGATTGGCCAATTTTAATTTGGGTATTGTATGGAGATTGATCCGGCCAGCTTCATGTTCTTCCTGAGCCTCCTTTAAGATAAATCTTTCGCAAGATTTTTCTGGTACTTATTTGTTCCATAGAATTCGTGTTTTAGTGGCAAAGGAAGACTTAAACCCTtcttaacaaaaaagaaaaaaacgaaACTTCTTTCACCTTCATATCCCTAGGCCCAACATTATCGATCCCTTCACATGATATGCAACATGCATGCGTACTAGTTACATATATATAGCCATGACGCATTATAATTAACAACATTCTCATCAATGGAGTATAAGGCAAAAATAAGcgctatttttatcattttatgtaGTGTTTTTCCATCAACACCAAATGCTACTCAAATAATAATGCAATTAAAATTCTACACCGCTCATTTATAAAAGTTTACTGTATCGTACTGAAGAGGGCCGGAGCccatataaaagttttttttatttaacaaaaagaaaagaaaatctttatatattaattttaactatCTATCCAAGctgattcaaaatataaaacaaaaaattgttaaaaacaaACCTTCCAAACATATCAATATTTTTGGAATGGGACTAATACAATAAAGTCAATTAAATGGGCATATCAATATTTTAAGGTTAGATGGATCATTAAATCAATAAagtcaatttaatataattatggtGAACAGCCAgagacaattaaaattaattacataacaCTTGTTACTCTTAACAGCAACACTAACTAATAGAATTTGGTTATACGTACAGATATGCTTTTAAGTTTATTAAGGGCCTGTTTAGAAGAGagtttctttattaaaaaatataaagtttttttcattagagaaaagctATTAAAAGCTgtcaaaatgatttttaatcttGTATTTAAACAAACTCTAGGAAAAAGATGAGATTAACCTACATTTATcctatttctttattattttttggcagTAATAGAATTGATTTTTGATTGGGAGTAGGcaaacaaagccaaaattctatTTGACTTTTCAGCGCTACATATATTTGTCCCCTTTATTTATAAGGTTTTTGCATGTAAAGTATTGTATTGTATAATATGGAGCCAATTTTTCGTGGGAAATCGTTAGAGGCGACACATCCATCAAGACTTTAATTAATTGCTGAGTACTAGTCGTATACTATATGTTTCTTTCGTTACACTATAATTATGGTTCTagtattttacataaattaaaaaaattaataaatatataaaaaaataacaattttataaaactaattctattataattaatttttttatatatatcatatattttataagagatataaattaaaaaataataattattgctatattaaaatactaaaattatgattattatagaAAAGAAGGAGTAAGTATTTTGTACTATAATCtagcataattaattatttaatttaatagaggAGTACTTTCCTAAATCCTAATTATATATCCCTTGGGTCCAAACacaaattggatttgaatttgattagcGCAGCCCTCCAATGCTAAGTTTTGGGGAAAAGATTCTGTCCAGGTTCATGCGTGACTCCTGCCCGCCCCAAAAAGCACTAACCCCTTTTGGATTCTGTGTGTTTCtcagattttattatttttggggaAAATATATTTACGTTTCACGCGCATTATGCAAAGTTTAGCAGCGCGTGCTACACTTTTTTCAGTGAAGAAGGAGGGTCCATCTGTACATTCAACTATTCAGATTTCAGATGAATAATAGTACTAGAATAACtgattttatttgaaaagttCTCATGATATtacatttcatttttaacttatgtataaaaaatCCAACTAGtcaacattaatattttaaaataaaataattcattaatataaatttaatttttactaaattacttctataaataatgtataattttttatttttttaaaatccaacTCTCAAATATATTCTTACAATGGGTACGTTTAAACAACTCAACAAAATATATCGAGTGAatgaataaaattgaaataaattttggttctatttaatattattttggtgCAGGTGATTCTTTTGTCCTGCTGTGGTTGTATTTATTTTGactaaaattaaagataataaataaaattgggtATATAGTAGTAGAATAGAAGTATTTAccgaaactaaaataataattaattaattaattaattttattaaacttgaaagaaagaaaaataagtggagAGAGAATCGGAGCGTGCGCGTGGGAGGCACGTGACGTGACTACACAAACAAAACCCAGTTTGGCTTCATCTTCTCTACCACTAGCACTATCACCCAATTGCAGTGTTCGCTTTTCACTCTCTTTCCGCACAGCATAAATAAAAAccccttcttcctcttctccaCCATCGTTCTTCAGCTGATGACGACGTCTTTTGGACCAGCCACCACCTCAGCGCCGCTTAAGGACCACAAAGTTCAGATCCCAAGCTTCCATGGCTTGAGGTCTTCCTCCGCCTCTGCTCTCCCCCGCAATGCCCTCTCCCTTCCTTCATCCACTCGCTCTCTCTCCCTCATACGTGCTGTTTCCACGGTTTCTTTCTCTTATTCACTTCAATTCCAATTACTCTCTTTTCCgctttcttatttttctccGATTTCtagttattttaactttttcaatAGTCAATTTTAGCCTCTCTGTAACTAAACTTAGATTATTCGATTCCTTTATTATGATAAAAGAGTTATTATCATAATGACGATTTCTTTTAAGGTAAATTGCATGGTGTTAGCTAGACTCTGGCTGGACTAATTATGTGGAATCCCTATTTGATAAGTTGTTGTGGTTGTGATTTGTTTGTAGCCTGCGCAGTCTGAAACTGCCACTGTCAAGCGCAGCAAAGTCGAAATATTCAAAGAACAAAGCAATTTCATAAGATATCCTCTTAACGAGGACATTTTGACGGATGCTCCTAATATAAGTGAAGCCGCCACTCAATTGATCAAGTTTCATGGTAGCTATCAACAGTACAATAGAGAGGAGCGTGGTTCCAGAAGCTACTCTTTCATGATACGCACTAAGAATCCATGCGGGAAGGTTTCCAACCAACTTTACCTCACCATGGATGATCTTGCTGACCAGTTTGGGATTGGGACGCTTCGCTTGACCACCAGGCAGACGTTTCAGCTCCATGGTGTTCTCAAGAAGGACCTTAAAACAGTCATGGGTACCATTATTAGGAACATGGGCTCGACTCTTGGTGCTTGTGGCGACCTAAACAGGAATGTGCTTGCTCCTGCAGCTCCCCTTGCAAGAAAAGATTACCTCTTTGCTCAACAAACTGCTGAGAACATTGCTGCGCTCCTCGCTCCTCAGTCTGGTTTCTACTATGATATTTGGGTGGATGGGGAAAAGATTTTGACATCAGAACCAC
The nucleotide sequence above comes from Glycine soja cultivar W05 chromosome 11, ASM419377v2, whole genome shotgun sequence. Encoded proteins:
- the LOC114374344 gene encoding isoflavone 3'-hydroxylase-like, producing the protein MHRYTDLNQKNIRMEEEADYRLIVITASVGFLLLFLYVLKSILLKSKNLPPSPPYALPLIGHLHLIKEPLHLSLHKLTDKYGPIIFLCLGTRKVLVVSSPSAVEECFTKNDITFANRPQTLAAKHLNYNKTTIGVASYGHYWRNLRRLTTVELFSTTRLAMLTSVRVEEVQLMVKQLFEECKGRQQIMIDLRARLLEVSFNIMLRMISGKRYYGKHAIAQEGKEFQILMKEFVELLGSGNLNDFFPLLQWVDFGGVEKKMVKLMKKMDSFLQKLLDEHCTRRNVMSEEEKERRKSMTLIDVMLDLQQTEPEFYTHETVKGVILAMLVAGSETSATTMEWAFSLLLNHPKKMNKVKEEIDTYVGQDQMLNGLDTTKLKYLQNVITETLRLYPVAPLLLPHESSNDCKVCGFDIPRGTMLLVNLWTLHRDANLWVDPAMFVPERFEGEEADEVYNMIPFGIGRRACPGAVLAKRVMGHALGTLIQCFEWERIGHQEIDMTEGIGLTMPKLEPLVALCRPRQSMIKVLSNI